The proteins below are encoded in one region of Euzebya sp.:
- the scpB gene encoding SMC-Scp complex subunit ScpB: MSDATGSTELRLQPELRKALEAILLVVDEPVDVETLAQVLEVAADEVEDGLLALATEYVEQGRGFVLRRVGGGWRMYTDPGAAAYVERFVLHGRSGRLSQAALETLAIIAYKQPVTRAAISEIRGVDADAGVRNLVSRGLVEEVGREETPGQPLLYGTTSAFLEKLGVDGLDELPALPDLSPTGPPPPEPRPGGYKAARKELDMLAEDDAELDAEIEEVLAKPTPKPGARLSALLDDPWADETADGAPDGGDDDGT; the protein is encoded by the coding sequence GTGAGCGATGCCACCGGGTCGACCGAGCTCCGCCTGCAGCCCGAGCTGCGCAAGGCGCTCGAAGCCATCCTGCTGGTGGTCGACGAGCCCGTGGACGTGGAGACCCTCGCCCAGGTCCTCGAGGTCGCCGCCGACGAGGTGGAGGACGGGCTGCTGGCGCTCGCGACCGAGTACGTCGAGCAGGGCCGGGGGTTCGTCCTGCGGCGCGTCGGCGGCGGCTGGCGCATGTACACCGACCCCGGCGCCGCCGCCTACGTGGAGCGCTTCGTCCTCCACGGCCGGTCCGGGCGGCTCAGCCAGGCCGCGCTCGAGACGCTGGCGATCATCGCCTACAAGCAGCCGGTCACCCGGGCGGCGATCTCGGAGATCCGCGGCGTCGACGCCGACGCCGGCGTGCGCAACCTGGTCAGCCGCGGCCTGGTGGAGGAGGTCGGGCGGGAGGAGACCCCCGGCCAGCCGCTGCTGTACGGGACGACCAGCGCGTTCCTCGAGAAGCTCGGGGTCGACGGCCTGGACGAGCTGCCGGCGCTGCCCGACCTCAGCCCCACCGGTCCGCCGCCGCCGGAGCCGCGACCCGGTGGCTACAAGGCGGCCCGCAAGGAGCTCGACATGCTGGCCGAGGACGACGCCGAGCTCGACGCGGAGATCGAGGAGGTGCTCGCCAAGCCGACGCCGAAGCCCGGCGCAAGGCTGAGCGCGCTGCTCGACGACCCGTGGGCGGACGAGACCGCGGACGGTGCCCCCGACGGGGGTGACGACGATGGCACGTGA
- a CDS encoding pseudouridine synthase, which translates to MARERLQKVLAAAGQGSRRVSEGLIAEGRVTVNGTVATLGDRADPASDVIAVDGERIHTNTDLVYLLLNKPIGVVTTANDPEGRPTVMDLVPPTPRVFPIGRLDQDTSGLILLTNDGELANRVAHPRYEVPKTYMAQIRGPVPKRALRALTQGVELEDGPARAKRADLKVADQTRSLIELVLTEGRKREVRRMIAAVGLELEALVRTRVGPIHLGDIKPSKVRPLNGKEIRELSAAVGMGSAPDEPTPPDPAS; encoded by the coding sequence ATGGCACGTGAGCGTCTGCAGAAGGTCCTCGCCGCCGCCGGCCAGGGCAGCCGCAGAGTCTCGGAGGGCCTGATCGCCGAGGGGCGGGTCACCGTCAACGGCACGGTCGCCACGCTGGGGGACCGAGCCGATCCCGCGAGCGACGTGATCGCCGTCGACGGCGAGCGGATCCACACGAACACCGATCTCGTCTACCTCCTGCTCAACAAGCCGATCGGCGTGGTCACCACCGCGAACGACCCCGAGGGCCGCCCGACCGTGATGGACCTGGTCCCGCCCACGCCGCGGGTGTTCCCCATCGGCCGGCTCGACCAGGACACCTCCGGGCTGATCCTGCTGACCAACGACGGCGAGCTGGCGAACCGGGTCGCCCACCCCCGCTACGAGGTCCCGAAGACCTACATGGCCCAGATCCGCGGGCCGGTGCCGAAGCGGGCGCTGCGGGCGCTGACCCAGGGCGTCGAGCTCGAGGACGGGCCGGCCCGGGCGAAGCGGGCCGACCTGAAGGTCGCCGACCAGACCCGCTCGCTGATCGAGCTGGTCCTGACCGAGGGCCGCAAGCGTGAGGTGCGGCGGATGATCGCCGCCGTCGGCCTCGAGCTCGAGGCCCTGGTCCGCACCCGCGTCGGCCCTATCCACCTCGGCGACATCAAGCCGTCCAAGGTCCGCCCGCTGAACGGCAAGGAGATCCGCGAGCTCTCCGCCGCCGTCGGCATGGGCAGCGCCCCCGACGAGCCGACCCCGCCGGATCCCGCGTCATGA
- a CDS encoding ScpA family protein, translating into MPATYHVSVSAFEGPFDLLLHLIARRKVDIYEVSIAEITDDYLAVLGQLEELDLEVTTEFLVVAATLIELKAARLLPTDEDPELDELALEARDLLYARLLDYRVFREAAAHLRERLEALDGYVPREVAMEPQFARLRPEASLGITPEALARLAARAFADQPSGAIDLSHIQPVRMTVREAAGMILDELSRSEGPLTFEELTAGCRHVAEVVVHFLACLELYKLDHVDLAQPSNFGALSVTWTPEGADLTPTSFLLDAYEGMAADDASGDASDDASGDGDVEVEQP; encoded by the coding sequence ATGCCGGCCACCTACCACGTCTCCGTCTCGGCCTTCGAGGGCCCCTTCGACCTGCTGCTGCACCTGATCGCGCGGCGGAAGGTCGACATCTACGAGGTCTCGATCGCGGAGATCACCGACGACTACCTGGCGGTGCTCGGTCAGCTCGAGGAGCTGGACCTCGAGGTGACGACGGAGTTCCTGGTCGTCGCCGCCACCCTGATCGAGCTGAAGGCCGCCCGGCTGCTGCCGACCGACGAGGATCCCGAGCTCGACGAGCTGGCCCTCGAGGCGAGGGACCTCCTGTACGCCCGGCTCCTCGACTACCGGGTGTTCCGCGAGGCCGCGGCGCACCTGCGTGAGCGGCTCGAGGCGCTCGACGGCTACGTCCCCCGCGAGGTTGCGATGGAGCCGCAGTTCGCGCGGTTGCGGCCCGAGGCGTCGCTCGGCATCACCCCGGAGGCGCTGGCCCGGCTGGCTGCGCGTGCCTTCGCCGACCAGCCGAGCGGCGCGATCGACCTGTCCCACATCCAGCCGGTCCGGATGACGGTCCGCGAGGCCGCCGGGATGATCCTCGACGAGCTCTCCCGGTCCGAGGGGCCGCTGACGTTCGAGGAGCTGACCGCCGGCTGCCGCCACGTGGCCGAGGTGGTCGTGCACTTCCTCGCCTGCCTCGAGCTGTACAAGCTCGATCACGTCGACCTCGCGCAGCCGTCGAACTTCGGGGCCCTGTCGGTCACCTGGACGCCGGAGGGCGCCGACCTGACCCCCACGTCGTTCCTGCTCGACGCCTACGAGGGCATGGCTGCGGACGACGCGTCTGGCGACGCGTCGGACGACGCGTCTGGCGACGGCGACGTCGAGGTGGAGCAGCCGTGA
- a CDS encoding NUDIX domain-containing protein, producing the protein MSDGTWSDDTSDGTGPASSSVGPLPDGFDLVGSETVFRSSFTTIRRDRIRMPDGDVTEREIAEHLSAVGAVPLDADDRVVLVRQYRHAFGRHYLEIPAGKLDVDGEDPAAAMRRELAEEVELAAADLETLVTFTNSAGWTTEQTTVYLATGLSAEPRPDDFDLTHEEADMEVVRIPLDEAVAMVHAGEIVDSKTVIGLLAVADRRRR; encoded by the coding sequence ATGTCAGACGGCACCTGGTCAGACGACACGTCAGACGGCACCGGCCCCGCGAGCTCATCGGTGGGGCCCCTCCCCGACGGGTTCGACCTGGTGGGATCCGAGACCGTCTTCCGGTCGTCGTTCACGACCATCCGGCGCGACCGCATCCGCATGCCCGACGGCGACGTGACCGAGCGGGAGATCGCCGAGCACCTGTCGGCGGTGGGCGCGGTGCCCCTCGACGCCGATGACCGGGTCGTCCTGGTGCGCCAGTACCGCCACGCCTTCGGACGCCACTACCTCGAGATCCCCGCGGGGAAGCTCGACGTCGACGGGGAGGACCCGGCGGCCGCGATGCGCCGTGAGCTGGCCGAGGAGGTCGAGCTTGCGGCCGCGGACCTCGAGACCCTGGTCACCTTCACCAACTCCGCCGGCTGGACGACCGAGCAGACGACGGTCTACCTGGCCACCGGCCTGTCCGCCGAGCCCCGTCCCGACGACTTCGACCTGACCCACGAGGAGGCGGACATGGAGGTGGTCCGCATCCCCCTCGACGAGGCGGTGGCCATGGTCCACGCCGGTGAGATCGTCGACTCGAAGACCGTGATCGGGCTGCTCGCCGTGGCCGACCGCCGACGTCGCTGA
- a CDS encoding thymidine phosphorylase — MARGPNPVELIERKRDGGALELDEYRWFVTAYLAGDGRVQEGQMAAFLMAGLLRGFSRAEALSLTTVLLESGDQLDLSGLRGPTVDKHSTGGVGDGTTLVVAPVLAAAGAQVVKLSGRGLGHTGGTLDKLESIPGLTVSLPQERIMAIAEDVGCVVAAQTADLVPADKALYGLRDVTGTVPSDALVASSVMSKKLASGAGTIVLDVKVGDGAFMQTLEAARGLADLCTQIGADAGRRTRAIVSSMDTPLGRGIGNALEVAEVVETLQVPPSGRFADVCLTLASLALSEATGSDVDDARATVTRLWEDGSALASLQAMIAAQGGDPAVCERPREVLPAAPVVVDVPAPGEGCVSRIPARAIGLVSMGLGAGRQHSGDEVDPAVGVDLLVGEGDDVEPGQPLARVHARTDADADAAVARLGELIVVGPEGQPAPTVLEVI; from the coding sequence GTGGCCCGAGGCCCGAACCCCGTCGAGCTGATCGAGCGCAAGCGCGACGGCGGCGCGCTCGAGCTGGACGAGTACCGCTGGTTCGTCACCGCCTACCTGGCCGGTGACGGCCGGGTCCAGGAGGGCCAGATGGCGGCCTTCCTGATGGCGGGGCTGCTCCGGGGGTTCTCCCGCGCAGAGGCGCTGAGCCTGACGACCGTCCTGCTCGAGTCCGGCGACCAGCTCGACCTGTCCGGCCTGCGGGGTCCGACGGTCGACAAGCACTCGACCGGCGGCGTGGGTGACGGCACGACGCTGGTGGTCGCCCCGGTCCTGGCCGCCGCCGGCGCGCAGGTCGTCAAGCTCAGCGGCCGCGGGCTCGGCCACACCGGTGGGACGCTCGACAAGCTCGAGTCCATCCCCGGCCTGACCGTCAGCCTCCCGCAGGAGCGGATCATGGCGATCGCTGAGGACGTCGGCTGCGTCGTCGCGGCCCAGACCGCCGACCTGGTGCCGGCCGACAAGGCGCTGTACGGGCTGCGGGACGTGACCGGCACCGTCCCGTCCGACGCGCTGGTGGCGTCGTCGGTGATGTCGAAGAAGCTCGCGAGCGGCGCGGGGACCATCGTCCTCGACGTGAAGGTGGGCGACGGGGCGTTCATGCAGACCCTCGAGGCGGCCCGGGGCCTCGCGGACCTGTGCACCCAGATCGGCGCCGACGCCGGCCGGCGGACGCGCGCGATCGTGTCGTCGATGGACACCCCGCTCGGCCGCGGGATCGGGAACGCGCTGGAGGTCGCCGAGGTCGTCGAGACCCTGCAGGTGCCCCCGTCCGGGCGGTTCGCCGACGTGTGCCTGACCCTCGCCTCGCTGGCGCTGTCCGAGGCCACCGGCAGCGACGTCGACGACGCCCGGGCGACGGTCACCCGGCTGTGGGAGGACGGGTCGGCCCTCGCGTCCCTCCAGGCGATGATCGCCGCGCAGGGTGGCGATCCGGCGGTGTGCGAGCGCCCGCGGGAGGTCCTGCCCGCCGCGCCGGTCGTCGTCGACGTGCCGGCCCCGGGGGAGGGGTGCGTCAGCCGCATCCCCGCCCGGGCCATCGGCCTGGTGTCCATGGGGCTCGGGGCCGGGCGCCAGCACTCCGGGGACGAGGTCGATCCGGCGGTCGGCGTCGACCTCCTGGTGGGGGAGGGGGACGACGTCGAGCCCGGGCAGCCCCTCGCCCGCGTCCACGCCCGGACCGACGCCGACGCCGACGCCGCCGTGGCCCGGCTGGGTGAGCTGATCGTGGTCGGTCCCGAGGGGCAGCCGGCACCGACGGTCCTCGAGGTGATCTAG
- the xerD gene encoding site-specific tyrosine recombinase XerD has product MALPLHAEAYLDHLAVERGLSDHSLAAYRRDLNLYGTYLEAIGLASPVDADAEQVAAFAAWLRGQRTARGRPYAKSSIARTLVAVRGLHRHLVRDGVVDVDTSTELAAPRPGRSLPDTLSQAQVDQLLRQAEGSTPAHQRDTAMLELLYSAGLRISELIGLDVDDVDLIDLTVRCVGKGSRERVVPLGRMAAGALRRWLSDGRPALEPRGPMLFCNARGGRLTRQGGWKIVKRHADAAGLGDAVSPHTLRHSFATHLVEGGADLRVVQELLGHASVNTTQVYTHTSQARLRALYDQAHPRADFDVAPAAGRTSG; this is encoded by the coding sequence GTGGCCCTTCCCCTCCACGCCGAGGCCTACCTCGACCACCTCGCGGTCGAGCGGGGCCTCAGCGACCACAGCCTCGCGGCCTACCGCCGCGACCTGAACCTGTACGGCACGTACCTCGAGGCCATCGGCCTGGCGTCCCCCGTCGATGCGGATGCCGAGCAGGTGGCGGCCTTCGCGGCGTGGCTGCGGGGGCAGCGGACCGCACGGGGACGCCCCTATGCGAAGTCGTCGATCGCGCGGACCCTCGTGGCCGTCCGCGGGTTGCACCGCCACCTGGTGCGCGACGGCGTCGTCGACGTCGACACCTCGACCGAGCTGGCCGCCCCGCGGCCGGGCCGCTCGCTACCTGACACGCTGAGCCAGGCCCAGGTCGACCAGCTGCTCCGCCAGGCGGAGGGGTCGACGCCGGCCCACCAGCGGGACACCGCGATGCTCGAGCTGCTGTACTCCGCCGGGCTGCGGATCTCCGAGCTCATCGGCCTCGACGTCGACGACGTCGACCTCATCGACCTGACCGTGCGCTGCGTCGGGAAGGGATCGCGGGAGCGGGTCGTCCCGCTCGGCCGCATGGCCGCCGGCGCGCTGCGCCGCTGGCTGTCCGACGGGCGACCGGCCCTCGAGCCCCGCGGCCCGATGCTGTTCTGCAACGCCCGCGGGGGCCGGCTGACCCGGCAGGGGGGGTGGAAGATCGTCAAGCGGCACGCGGACGCGGCCGGTCTCGGCGACGCGGTCAGCCCGCACACGCTGCGCCACTCCTTCGCGACCCACCTGGTCGAGGGGGGCGCCGACCTCCGCGTGGTCCAGGAGCTCCTCGGCCACGCGAGCGTCAACACCACCCAGGTGTACACCCACACGAGCCAGGCCCGGCTGCGGGCGTTGTACGACCAGGCGCACCCTCGGGCAGACTTCGATGTCGCACCCGCCGCCGGCCGGACCTCCGGTTGA